Proteins encoded by one window of Salmo trutta chromosome 17, fSalTru1.1, whole genome shotgun sequence:
- the LOC115151372 gene encoding mucin-2, with translation MDTLFFLIFILFRCTSSNSFLIVHTPKKMCLSTHKSTVILGKCDVASPYQQWEWTDDMKLHHTHSSKCLWANTSSAIPLHARLASIINCDSAHAWKCYDEQGTFGLAEKPMYLKKQGTRVVIRGDPRYSNWTKQEEVDSGGGQVMTHLCSRKGSTTISTTRMYLSTHKPVAYTSTVHTIRTAPVTAINSHSSSNAMRTHSRTTRQISMLRVPITTPNNVVTYESDIVKTQTMGFTPRSVSTVIATSGTALDDSHDFILSSAALSTTDSAMDETVNAATENALLDSRNEAKIPSVNQTTSSSTPPNVDELVSTATTTTVVSSTISSVPNSSAMTDSPSTSASVVVTSDAKVPTSVALPTATPDSISNSSATTTPTDTTTLSTTRKVPPRKTVVPSTTKTTTMQTTTTAAPPTPTTPTVGQTTMTTANPIIKVAPPTTAIASPTITSTLPTTSSAPPTTSSTSPITSSTVKITAKTTRTIAPLTTSTSSPTTSSTPPTTPPITSTNSPPMTTTMPPTTTTNLPTTTKTLATTTITTTTATTHTTTTTTPTTTTSTSTTTASPTTIPTPITTKTTPTTTKTTPTTTTSTSTTTTPTTTTTPPTTTTPTSTTTTPTTTIAPLTTTTTTPITTTPTSTTTTPTATIAPLTATTPITTPTTPTTTTTTPTTTIAPLTTTTTTPTTTTPTPTTTTTTSTHNYHTHYYPNHSHYYHNHTHHNHSSTHNYHNHTHNYHTHSHYYHNHAHHNHSSTHN, from the exons ATGGATACTTTGTTTTTCCTTATATTTATACTTTTTCGATGTACTTCGTCAA ACAGTTTCCTTATTGTGCACACACCAAAGAAAATGTGCCTGTCTACCCACAAATCGACCGTCATCCTTGGAAAATGCGATGTCGCCAGTCCCTATCAACAATGGGAATGGACGGACGATATGAAGCTGCACCACACGCACTCATCGAAGTGTCTCTGGGCCAACACGAGCAGTGCGATACCTCTGCACGCTCGTCTGGCCTCAATCATCAACTGTGACAGCGCACATGCCTGGAAATGTTACGACGAACAAGGGACGTTCGGGTTAGCGGAGAAGCCTATGTACCTGAAGAAACAAGGTACACGCGTTGTGATTAGAGGAGATCCGAGGTATTCCAACTGGACAAAGCAAGAAGAAGTCGACTCAGGAGGAGGGCAGGTGATGACACATTTATGCTCGCGTAAAG GGTCCACCACCATCTCAACCACCAGAATGTATTTATCCACGCACAAACCTGTGGCATACACCAGCACTGTCCACACCATCCGAACGGCCCCTGTAACAGCCATAAACAGTCACTCTTCCTCAAACGCTATGAGAACCCATAGTAGGACCACCCGTCAGATCTCTATGTTAAGAGTTCCCATCACAACGCCCAACAATGTGGTGACCTATGAGTCTGACATCGTCAAGACTCAGACGATGGGTTTCACTCCCAGGTCCGTCTCAACGGTCATCGCGACATCTGGGACAGCTCTCGACGACAGCCATGATTTTATCTTGTCCAGTGCTGCTTTGTCCACAACTGACTCTGCCATGGACGAAACGGTGAACGCTGCCACCGAAAATGCCCTCCTCGACTCGAGGAACGAAGCCAAGATTCCATCAGTAAACCAAACAACTTCCAGTTCCACACCCCCTAATGTAGATGAGCTGGTGTCAACTGCCACAACCACTACTGTGGTTTCCTCTACAATTTCCTCAGTGCCCAACTCAAGTGCTATGACTGATTCACCATCCACTTCTGCATCCGTAGTCGTTACCTCTGATGCTAAAGTCCCAACTTCTGTTGCTTTACCAACCGCTACCCCTGATTCCATCTCTAATTCTTCTGCTACCACCACACCTACCGATACCACAACATTGTCCACAACTAGGAAAGTACCCCCCAGAAAGACTGTGGTTCCATCTACAACCAAAACCACAACAATGCAGACTACGACAACCGCTGCCCCTCCTACTCCTACTACTCCTACTGTCGGCCAAACCACTATGACTACAGCAAATCCCATTATAAAAGTAGCCCCGCCCACAACCGCCATAGCCTCACCCACAATAACTTCAACTCTGCCCACAACCTCCTCAGCTCCACCAACAACATCTTCAACTTCTCCCATAACATCTTCAACAGTCAAGATTACAGCTAAAACCACAAGGACAATAGCCCCACTCACAACCTCCACATCCTCACCCACTACCTCTTCAACTCCACCCACAACCCCTCCAATCACATCTACAAATTCCCCACCCATGACCACTACAATGCCTCCCACAACTACAACAAACCTGCCCACAACTACCAAGACTTTGGCCACAACTACCATAACCACAACTactgcaaccacacacacaactactACAACCACACCCACAACTACCACATCCACTTCTACCACAACCGCCTCCCCAACTACCATACCCACACCCATAACTACCAAAACCACACCCACAACTACCAAAACCACACCCACAACTACCACATCCACTTCTACCACAACCACacctactactaccacaaccccACCCACCACAACCACACCCACTTCTACCACAACCACTCCCACTACAACCATAGCTCCACTcacaactaccacaaccacacccatAACTACCACACCCACTTCTACCACAACCACTCCCACCGCAACCATAGCTCCACTCACAGCTACCACACCCATTACTACCCCAACCACtcccactactaccacaaccacacccacCACAACCATAGCTCCACTcacaactaccacaaccacacccacAACTACCACACCCACtcccactactaccacaaccac CTCCACTCACAACTACCACACCCACTACTACCCCAACCACtcccactactaccacaaccacacccacCACAACCATAGCTCCACTcacaactaccacaaccacacccacAACTACCACACCCACtcccactactaccacaaccacgcCCACCACAACCATAGCTCCACTCACAACTAA